One genomic region from Peromyscus eremicus chromosome 20, PerEre_H2_v1, whole genome shotgun sequence encodes:
- the Arhgap8 gene encoding rho GTPase-activating protein 8, with product MASQDPTLSTNHPFYDVARHGILQVAGDDRQGRRIFTFSCCRLPPLHQLNHQRLLEYLKYTLDQHVENDYTIVYFHYGLSSQNKPSLGWLQNAYKEFDRKYKKNLKALYVVHPTSFIKALWSIFKPLISHKFGKKVTYCSSLRELQEHLQCDQLLIPPEVVRYDEKLQNLHKGQLPPPTKTPPPRPPLPTQQFGVSLQYLKDKNQGELIPPVLRWTVTYLREKGLHTEGLFRRSASAQIVHQVQRLYDQGKPVNFDDYGDMHVPAVILKTFLRELPQPLLTFQAYEQILGITSVESSLRVTHCRLILRSLPEHNYTVLRYLMGFLHEVSLESISNKMTSSNLACVFGLNLIWPSQGVASLSALVPLNLFTELLIEYYDKVFSTQEALGEHRQNTVEMEQAGPVTKGFTKTGTPQASPYLPRFRIP from the exons GGGATGACCGCCAGGGGAGACGCATCTTCACATTCAGCTGCTGCCGGCTGCCACCCCTGCACCAGCTCAACCACCAGCGTCTGCTGGA GTATCTGAAGTACACGCTGGACCAGCATGTGGAGAATGACTATACCATCGTCTACTTTCACTACGGCCTCAGCAGCCAGAACAAACCGTCACTGGGCTGGCTCCAGAATGCTTACAAGGAGTTTGACCGGAA GTATAAGAAGAACCTGAAGGCGCTCTATGTTGTTCACCCCACCAGCTTCATCAAAGCACTGTGGAGTATCTTCAAGCCTCTCATCAG TCACAAGTTTGGGAAAAAAGTCACCTACTGCAGCAGCCTGCGTGAGCTCCAGGAACACCTTCAGTGCGACCAGCTGCTCATCCCCCCAGAAGTAGTACG GTATGACGAGAAGCTGCAAAACCTTCACAAAGGCCAGCTGCCCCCTCCCACCAAGACCCCGCCACCTCGACCACCTCTACCCACCCAGCAGTTTGGCGTCAGCCTGCAATA CCTCAAAGACAAAAACCAAGGTGAACTCATTCCCCCTGTGCTGAGGTGGACAGTGACGTACCTGAGGGAGAAAG GGCTACACACGGAGGGCCTGTTCCGGAGATCGGCCAGCGCCCAGATAGTCCACCAGGTGCAGCGGCTGTATGACCAAG GGAAGCCGGTGAACTTTGATGACTACGGAGACATGCATGTCCCAGCCGTGATCCTGAAGACCTTTCTGCGTGAGCTGCCCCAGCCGCTGCTGACCTTCCAAGCCTATGAGCAGATTCTCGGGATCACCA GTGTGGAGAGCAGCCTGCGTGTGACCCACTGCCGCCTGATCCTGCGGAGCCTCCCGGAGCACAACTACACCGTCCTCCGCTACCTCATGGGCTTCCTGCATGAG GTGTCTCTGGAGAGCATTTCAAACAAGATGACCAGCTCAAACCTGGCATGTGTGTTCGGGCTGAACTTGATCTGGCCGTCTCAGGGGGTGGCTTCCCTGAGCGCCCTGGTGCCTCTGAACCTGTTCACGGAGCTGCTGATTGAGTACTATGACAAAGTGTTCAGCACCCAAGAGGCCCTCGGGGagcacaggcagaacactgtggaAATGGAACAGGCTGGCCCTGTCACCAAAGGATTCACGAAGACAGGCACTCCTCAGGCCTCACCATACTTACCGCGCTTCCGCATCCCCTGA